AAGAGAATTGTCTGTTTTCATCGTAGGTTAATTTTTTACCGCAGATGAAGAGGGATGCACGCAGATGCACGCAGATATGAGAAGGCGAATTTTTTAGGCAACCAATGTTATCGGATATGATATCAGCCAAAAGAAACCCGGTTTCTCGATGACCCTGGGTGGGTGGATATTTTTTTTAACCACAGATGAACACAGATGAATATCTGGATTTATAGTGGGGTATGCAAGTAAAATTGGGTTTTTCGGATCGGTTTTAAGAGGAAACATTTGAAAATTTATGTTGCGATAAATCCATTAGATTGCACAGCTTATAAACGGCTCTCGCTCCAACGTTTGCATCCCACTCATCATTACCAACTTCGTTGACATCAAAGCCAATAATCTGTCTTCCACTATCCACAACTTCCCGGAACAAGCAAAAGGCTTGCTCTAGTTCCAGACCTCCAGGGACAGGCGTTCCTGTATTCGGACACAGTTTGGGATCTAGTCCATCGACATCAAAACTGATATAAACTTGCTGGGGCAGTTCTGCCACCATCTTTTTGCAAAGTTCGATCCAAGGAACGCCAGCATAAAGCTTTTGTTTCAATATCGGATCGTAATATGCAGAAATTCGTCCTTTTGACTGATCGATCGTGTTGATTTCATCCTGGCAGATATCGCGAATTCCCACTTGAACTAACTTGGAGATTTGGGGTAATTGCAGCGCATTAAACATAATCGAGGCATGAGAGAATTGGAAACCCTCGTATGCGTCGCGCAAGTCTGCATGAGCGTCGATATGCAAAATTCCAAAGTCAGGATAGTGTTGTGCT
This genomic interval from Argonema galeatum A003/A1 contains the following:
- a CDS encoding agmatinase family protein; translated protein: MPTREEILQNFDPNALGVDNGNLLGLPFDYESANIIVFGIPWEVTVSYGAGTAAGPARVLEASRQLDIYDFDNSDGWKQGIFMVEIPAHIQQKNEILRQEATRIIEYMEEGGCVEENPELSEVLETVNRECQAVNQWLFDMAQAAINQGKKVAVIGGDHSVPLGSIQALAQHYPDFGILHIDAHADLRDAYEGFQFSHASIMFNALQLPQISKLVQVGIRDICQDEINTIDQSKGRISAYYDPILKQKLYAGVPWIELCKKMVAELPQQVYISFDVDGLDPKLCPNTGTPVPGGLELEQAFCLFREVVDSGRQIIGFDVNEVGNDEWDANVGARAVYKLCNLMDLSQHKFSNVSS